One Choloepus didactylus isolate mChoDid1 chromosome 8, mChoDid1.pri, whole genome shotgun sequence DNA window includes the following coding sequences:
- the ACBD7 gene encoding acyl-CoA-binding domain-containing protein 7 isoform X2, translating into MALQADFDRAAEDVRKLKTRPDDEELKELYGLYKQSVIGDINIECPVMLDLKGKAKWEAWNLQKGLSKEDAMSAYISKAKQLIEKYGI; encoded by the exons GCTGATTTTGACAGGGCTGCGGAAGATGTGAGGAAGCTGAAGACAAGGCCAGACGATGAAGAGCTGAAGGAGCTCTACGGGCTCTACAAACAGTCTGTGATTGGAGACATCAACATCG AGTGTCCAGTGATGCTTGACCTAAAAGGCAAGGCTAAGTGGGAAGCATGGAACCTCCAAAAAG GGTTGTCAAAGGAAGATGCCATGAGTGCCTACATTTCTAAAGCAAAACAGCTGATAGAAAAATATGGAATCTAG
- the ACBD7 gene encoding acyl-CoA-binding domain-containing protein 7 isoform X1 — translation MALQADFDRAAEDVRKLKTRPDDEELKELYGLYKQSVIGDINIGKCPVMLDLKGKAKWEAWNLQKGLSKEDAMSAYISKAKQLIEKYGI, via the exons GCTGATTTTGACAGGGCTGCGGAAGATGTGAGGAAGCTGAAGACAAGGCCAGACGATGAAGAGCTGAAGGAGCTCTACGGGCTCTACAAACAGTCTGTGATTGGAGACATCAACATCGGTA AGTGTCCAGTGATGCTTGACCTAAAAGGCAAGGCTAAGTGGGAAGCATGGAACCTCCAAAAAG GGTTGTCAAAGGAAGATGCCATGAGTGCCTACATTTCTAAAGCAAAACAGCTGATAGAAAAATATGGAATCTAG